The window GGACGTTGCCGACGTTGATCGCGGTCAGCGTGGAGGTCCGGCCGGCCGGTGAGGCGTAGGTGTCGTTGAGCGGGTCGGTGTCGGTGTCGAGGTTGTGGCCGAAGGCCAGCTCACGGCCGGTCGGGTAGGTGATCACGACGGTGTTGACGACGCTCTTGCCGCCGACGGTGGCGTACTTCTCGACGACCTTGGTGTCCACGACGCTGGACCATCCGGCGCCGAATGCCTGGTCGGTACGCGGGTCGGCGCTGTTGTACAGGCGGTTGATCTCCAGCGGCGGGCCGGCGGAGTTGACGATCGCGTCGCGGGCGGAGGTGGTGTAGTTGCCGGTGACGGCGTCGAAGCCCTTGTCGGCGTTCTGCGACAGCGCGGCCGTGGCGGCCGGCTGCGGTACGGGCGTCACCAGCAGGTGTTTGAACAGGCTGCCACTGTTGGTGGCCTTGCCGTCGTTGACCAGGACGTCCCAGTAGTAGGTCTCGCCCCATTTGAGGGTGCCGGCGGGAACGGTCCAGGTCTTCTTGGTGCTCACCGGTGAGGAGATCAGGGGGGTGGTGCCGGTCTTGGGGTAGATCCGGAACTGGGTCGTCATCGCGTACGGCCAGTTGTCCGGGTCGTGTGCGTCGGCGATCAGGGTCGGCGTCAGGGTGGTCGCGGCCTGGCCGTAGCCGGGGTACATCTCGTCGACCTGCGGGTCCTCGTTGTCGTCGTAGACGATCTGCAGCGACGGCGTGTACGCCGACTCGTTGCGGGAGGTGAACCGCTTGAACGCCGCCGAGTTGGTCTCGGACGCGGTCAGGGCGAGGCCGAAGTTGGACATGGTGCCCAGTGACCAGCCGTTGAAGGTGGCCGGGTTGAGCGTCACGTAGCGCCAGGTGCCGACCGCCGGGTTCGAGGCGGTGTTGTTGCAGGCCGGCGTGTGGTCGGTGATCACGCCGGTGCCGATCGGGGCGGAGTACTTCGGCCCGGCGGCGAGGGTGCCGTTGTTCTCCAGCGACGCGACGGTCCAACTGGTGGTGATCCGCCGGACGTAGAACGGTTCCTGGTTGGAGCAGTTGTACGACCAGGTGTGGTACAGCTTCAGCTTGGCCGACTTGATCTGGGTGCCGATCAGGCCGACGTTGTCGAACTCGTCGAAGTGCATGAACGACCGCATCCGCGTGGTGCCGCCGTCGTAGGTGCCGACCGGCAGATCCTCGTCGTTCTGGTCGACGGTGCTGTTGGTGTCGTCGACGTAGACGTCGCCGGTGGTCCAGGTCTCGGTGCTGACCGACGGGTCGACGCGGACCGGGTACTGGCGGGCCGGGTCCTGCAGCCACTTCTTGTCGGCGGTCACCTTGAGGGCCGGGCCGCCGTCGACGGTGATCAGCTCGTAGTCGACGTCACCGGACTGGGCGGTGTCGCCGGAGGCCGGGTCGACCTTGGAGTCCTCCATGTAGCCGGGCGGGATCCGCATCGCGGTCTTGCCGGAGGCGTCGAGCAGGTCGATCGAGCCGTCGGACTTGGCCTTCGGGGTGAGACCCTCCAGCTTCAGCGGGAACACCCATTCGTTCCCGGCGGCCGGCGACTCCAGGACGATGGTCTCCTTGAGCCCGGTCTTGGTCGACTGCAGTTCGAGGTCGGTCAGCGGCAGGATGTCGGCGTAGGTGGCGGTCGAGCCGTGCACGTCGGCGGCGACGTCGGCCGCGCCGGCCAGGTCATAGGAGATCGTGTGGCCGGCCGCGGTGGAGACCGATGCCAGGGCCTCGTCGGCCGAGGCGACGCGCAGGCTGCCGGCGGCCGGGGCGGTCGACGGGGACACGGTGCCCGGGTCGTCGGTCGCGGAGGCGCCGAGGGTGACGTCGATCGAGTTGGCGCCGGCCTCCAGCCGGTCCCCGACCATCTTGAGGCTGGTGTCGATCGGCTGGTAGGTGCCGTCGGCGGCCTTGTAGTTGACGCGGGTGTCGTACAGCTGCCGGGTGTAGGAGCCGTCGGCGTTCTGGAACTCGTCGTACGTGGCGGTCGACCGGTCGGCGCGCCGTTTGCTGGTCTTCGGGTCGAAGCTGTCGGCGTCGCCGCCCTTCTTCCCGGTGGTGCCGGACTTGCCGGACGGCTGGGTCGGCAGCGTGGGGTCGGCGACGCCGGTACCGCGGCCGGGCGCCTTCCCGGCGCCTCCGTCGGCCCGCGTCTCGGCGGCGTCCACGTAGTGCTCGTCGTCGTCCGCGCCGCGGCCGGGATCGAGTTTCGGCAGGCCGGCGACGGCGGCGAAGCCGGGGGCCTGGCGCAGCGGGGACAGCAGGCCGGACACCGGCCAGCCACCGCCCTCGGGGACCACCTCGGGTGGAATGCCCAGCGACATTCCGACAGCAAGCGCAGTGAAGACAGCAATCCGCCGCCGCATGGTGAGCCCCGTTTCTCACAGCATGTTCCAAGGTGCGGCGAAGCATGCGGCACGGAGGTCAGGGAGCACAAGATCTTGAATGGTTCGATGCGGTGGCCCTGAGGGGTCAGGGTTGAGAAACGCCAGGTGAACGCAGGGTGTGTGCTACGTCACACGGTGGCATATATCGGGTGTGACCACCTCGGATGTTGCTCTTGAACCCGCGCACGCTTAATCTCCGCCGATGTCCACCAAGCAACTCCCCCGCTGGGTCCCGACCTCCCGTCGATCGATCCTGGTCACCGCCGGTGCCGGTGTGCTGGTCGTCGCCGGCCTCCTGACGTGGGCGCTGTGGCCGGAGCCGCCGCGCCAGCGGGAGTACCTGGATGCCACCGCCTGCCTGCTGACCGACGAGCAGGGTGTCACCGCGGATCCGGCGAAGACGGTGTGGACGACCATGCAGACGGCGTCCGTCAAGAGCCTGGTCCGGGTGCAGAACCTCCAGGTCAACGGCCCGCAGACGGCCGACAACGCGGCAGCCCACCTGGCGTCGATGACCGGTGGCGGCTGCGGCGCGATCCTCGCGGTCGGGCCGGCTCAGATCGAGGCGGTCACCAAGAGCGCCGGTGAGCACCGCGACATCCGGTTCCTCACCATCGGTGGCGGCACCGCGGCCGAGAACGTCCAGGTCTTCGACGCGACCGACACGACGGCGCTGGAGAAAGCGATCCAGGAACGGCTCGAAACTCTGGCCGACGGCGCCGAATAGCGGGCCGAACGGTCATTTCCGGTAGCGGTTCGGTCGACGCCGTTCCATTTCGCTTGGCCGGTCCGTGACCCGTCGATAGCATTCGTTCTCCCGCTCCCAAGGGAGTTCGATTTGCCTCCTCAGCGCGTCATCGATCCCGATGTACTCCTGCGTGGCGCGGCCATGCATTATCTGAAGCATTCGACGATCGACATGGAACTGTTGGCCGGGGAGTTGGCGATCAGCCGGGCCACCCTCTATCGGATGGCCGGCAGTCGCGACGCGCTTCTCGGTGAGGTGTTCTGGGCGATCGGGCGGATCTTCCTGACCGAGGCGTCGGGTGAGGCGACCGGCACCGGCCCGGACCGGGTGATCGCGGTGTCCCGGCTGTTCGCCGAGATGGTGACCGGGGCTCAGCAGCTGCGACGGTTCGTGGCCGAGGAGCCGCAGACCGCGGCCCGGGTGCTGCTGACCACCGGCACCGAGGTCCATCACCGGGCCGTCGACGCCCAGCTGGAGATCTTCGCCGAGTCGCGGGTCACCGGGGATCCGGCGGATCTGCGGCAACGGGCGTTCCTGTATGTGCGGCTGATGGAGTCGGTCGTCTACAGCCCGGTCCTGGGTGTTCCCGAGCTGGACTTCGCGCTGGCCGAACCGGCGTTGCGGGCCCTGCTCCCCGGCTGATCCGGCGGCCGGGCCCGCTGCCCGGTCAGATCTGGAAGTTCGCGCAGCTGCTGCGGTACTCGTCGACGGCCAGGCCGGCACCCGGGCCGGGGCAGACGAACTGCTGGTAGCGGGCGTCGTTGTCGACGAACACCTTGAGCCAGGCGATGCTGAACTTCGCGATCGTGGTGTTCGCGCTGTTCGGCGCGAAGTGGGTGGCGTTGTTCAGCTCCAGGTACGCCTTGCCGGGACTGGCCGGCAGGCTCTGGTAGAACGGCTCGGCGTGCGTGGCGACCGGCGCGACGGTGTCGCCGTCGGCTCCGACGACCAGGGTCGGGACGGTGTTGCCGGTCCATGACTTGGTCAGGTTCCAGGGGGTGAGCGGGATCGCGGCCTGCAGCGACGGTCGGCTGCGGGACGCTTCCAGGGTGCCGCCGCCACCCATCGAGTGGCCGACCACGGCCACCCGGGTGCGGTCGATCCGGGTGCGCACGCTGCTGCTGCCGGTGAGGTAGTCGGCGGCGGCGAGCAGTTGGCGGCCGCGGCTGTCCGGCTGGTCGCCGGTGGTCAGGGTGTCGATGTTGAACACCACGAAACCCTGCGAGGCGATCCGCGGTGCCAGCCAGGCCATGCTCGACTTGTAGGCGGTATAGCCGGGGGCGATCACCACCGCGCCGAAGGTGCCGGCACTGGTGTCGGTCGGGTAGTAGATGTCGCCGCCGCCGAACCCGCTGACGGCCAGGCGCGACACGCTGGTCTGGGTGGTGGTGAACGGTCCTCGAACCGCTTCGATGCTGCTGTTGCTCGGGGCCGGGCCTTTCGGGAACGACACGGTGGCCGCGTTCGCGGACGGGACCAGAGTGATTCCGGCGACCGTGAGTGCGACGGCGGCCGCCACGCCGACGACGATCCGGCTACGCTTCTTGAGGGTGTTCGAGGACAACGCGTCTCCCCTTGTCGATGAGATCGGACAACCGATTCTCGGCAGCCGGGAATGCGATTCTCAATAGGGCGGAGACGTTGTGAGACGGCGGTCTTAGAATGCATCGCAGAATGGTCGCGCTCCCATTGCGGCGACCCCTACGATTCGTAGAGGGCGGCCATCGCCGCGATCGTCTCGCGCAGCTGCCGGACCAACTCGGGCGGGCCGACCGCCCGGGCGTCGGCACCCAGCCGCATCAGTGAGGCGGCGGCGTGCGGCACGTTCTCCAGGGGGATGACGGCGTGGTGCCAGCCGTCCGGGTCGGGTCCGGTGCAGGTGCGCAGCGCCAGGCGGGACGCCTTCGGCCCGAGCACGTCGGGCAGTTTGGCCAGGCCCGCCGCGGTGAGCCGGATCTGCGCGACGGCGGCGTCGGCGGCCTGCTCGTAGTGCTCGACGTGATCGCGCCAGAAGGCGGCGAGATCGAACCCGGCGGGCCGGACGACCGGCTCGTCGAGGGCCCGCAGACCGGTGATCGACGAGACCCGGTAGGTGCGTGGCGCCCCGGTCCCGGCGGCCACCAGATACCACACCCCCGCCTTCAGGACGAGACCGAGCGGATGCAGGCGGCGGGTGACCACCCCGGGCCGCGGTGACCAGCGGCGGTAGTCGACCTCGACCGCCCGGTCCTGCCACAGCGCCCGGGCCGCGGCGTGCAGGTGCGGCACGTCGTCGGGTTCCCGGTACCAGCCGTTGGCATCGAGGTGGAACCGCTCGCGGATGCGCAGCGACGCGTCCCGATACGCGACCGGCAGCGCAGCCAGCAGCTTGAGCTGCGCGGCCGCCACCTGACCACCGAAACCGAGGTCGGTCGCCGGGCCGTCCATGCCGGTGAACAGCAGCGACTCGGCCTCCCCGGCGGTGAGGCCGGTGAGCCGTGTGCGGAACCCGGCCATCAGCTCGTAGCCGCCGGTCGGCCCCTGCTCGGCGTAGATCGGCACTCCGGCGGCGGCGAGCGCGTCGACGTCGCGGTAGACGGTCCGGGCGGTGACGCCGAGCTCGGTGGCGAGCTGGGCGGCACTCATCCGGCCGCGGCTCTGCAGCAGCAGCATGAGCGAGAGCAGGCGGCTGGCGCGCACCCGTGCAGACTGCCAGGCGACCACTGACAGAAGATGTCAGGGGTAGCCGCCGAGGATCGGCGTCATGAACGACTTCGACTTCTTCATCGGCTCGTGGAACGTCGTCAACCGGCGACGGACCAGCATGTTCGACGGCACCGACGACTGGGAGACCTTCCCGGCGACGTCGGTCGGCCGGCAGGTCTTCGACGGCGGCGCGAACTGCGACGAGATCGTCTTCCCGACGCAGGGCTGGAGCGGTTTCACCCTGCGGCTGTTCGACACCGAACGGCGGGAGTGGTCGCTGTACTGGGCGAGTAGCCGTAGCGGCCTGCTCTACCCGCCGGTGGTCGGCCGTTTCACCGACGGGCGCGGCGACTTCTACGGCGACGACACCTGGCAGGGCCGCCCGATCCGGGTGCGTTTCACCTGGTCCGACATCACCGCCGAAACGGCGCGCTGGGAGCAGCTGTTCTCCGCCGACGGCGGAGAGACCTGGGAATCCAACTGGATCATGGATTTCTCCCGGTCCGCATGAGACCCATTCGGTACGGCTACCCCGGCCCGCCTCGAGCGGTCAACGCCTGGCCGAGCCGTTCCAGGTTGGTGACCACCGGTGCGTAGTCGCCGAGCCACTTGCGGGTGTCGTGGCCGCAGGGCACCCCGAGCACGGCGAATCCGGACTGCCCCGCGGCCCGCAGCACCTCACCCCGGCCGCTGACCAGTAGGCACCGCGCCGGGTCCACGCCGAGCACCCGGGCGGCACGGACGGCCACGTTGACCACGCCGAGCGTGTCACCGTCCAGACCGTGCCGCCCGGCGATCTCGGCGACCCGCGACTCCAGACCGTGCGCCCGCAGCCCGGCCCGCATCGCCGTCTCCGAGATCCCGCCGACCACCCACATCCGGCGTCCCGCGGCCGCGCCGGTGGCGAGCACTTCGGGCAACCCGCGCGTCATCCGGGCGGTGAGGGCCCCGTCGAGCTCGACGGCCGACGCGATCGGTTCGGCGGCCGCGGCCAGTTCCGGCTCGTGCGTGGCCAGGCGCCACAGCATGTACGGCATGCTGCGGCTGAAGTGGGCCCACGGCGTTTGTGGCAGCGCGCGGAACACCTCCCACGGCCCGGCCCCGTCCGGCATCACGAAACACAGGCCGTCGTAGTCGAGCAGCACGTGGCGCACCCCGGCGACCGCCCGCGCCACGTGCGGACGCACCCGGAATCCATTCTCCACCGGGACATCCTGACCCAAAGTCGATCATGAACCAACCAGATTTATCCCGCATCCGTTGTCAACAGAAGATTGACATATAACTGCGCCTGACGCGTTGACCAGCCGGAATGCCCTCAATAGCCTGAGCCACCTGAACTCAAGTCAGGAGGAGTGTGGCGTGGCAGGGTTGACCCGCGTGGCCCGCAACCGGAACGCGACCGCCTATCTGGCGGCCGTGCTCGTGTCGAGCTTCGGCACCAGCGCGATGATGCTGGCCGCCGGCATCTGGGTGATGTCACTGACCGGATCGAGCAGTCTCGCCGCCTGGGTCGGGTTCCTGCTGTGGTCGCCCACCCTGGCCGGGCCGGTGATCGGCGCGATCGTCGACCGGGCACCGCACCGCCGGGCCGTGATGGTCGGGGCGCACACCGTCATGGGACTGCTCCTGCTGCTGTTGTTGCTGGTCGACGTCCGTACCGACGTGTGGTTGATCTTCGCGGTGATGTTCGCCTACGGGGTGAGTTTCGTGGTCACCGACGCCGCCGAGAGCGCGGTCCTACCGGCCGCGATCTCCGCCGACCTGCTCGGCGACGTCAACGGGCTGCGGATGTCGGCGTCCGAAGGCATGAAACTCGTCGCCCCGCTGATCGGCGCCGGACTGTTCACCTGGCTCGGCGGGGCGAGCGTGGCCGCCCTGGACGCGCTCACGTTCTTCGCCGCGGCCGCGTTGTGCCTGCTCATCCGCCCCGGCACGATCGTGCACACGACCGAGTCGACACCGTGGCGGGAACGGATCGCCGAAGGCGGCCGCCAGTTGTGGCGGCATCCCGAACTGCGCCGCATCGTCCTCTGCGCGGCCGCCGCGATGGCCGTCGGCGGGCTCACCGGCACCACCGTCTACGCGATCGTCGACGAGGGACTGCACCGCTCCCCCGCGTTCGTCGGCGTGCTGTCGGCGGTGCAGGGCGCCGGTTCGGTGGCCGGTGGTCTACTCGCCGGGCCGATCCAGCGCCGGCTGCACCCGCACGTGTTCGTCGGGGCCGGCACGGCCGCGTTCGCCGCCGGACTGCTGCTGCGCGCACTGCCGTCACTGCCCGCGGTCGCCGTGTCCAGCCTGATCGTCGGGGTCACGCTGCCGTGGGTGCTGATCACCGTGGCCACCCGGGTGCAGAGCGACATCCCCGCCGCCTACCTGGGCCGGGTCTCCGGGACCGTGGCCCTGCTCACCTTCGCGCCCGGCGCGCTCGGGCAGGCGACCGGCGCATCCCTGCTGGCGATCGCCGACTACCGCCTGATCCTGCTGCTCGGAGCGGCCGTCGCCGCGATCACCGCGGCCCGGTGCCTGCGGCCCGTTGATAGGGTCCCGGTGATCCACAGGTGAACGGGGACGAATCATGGTGACACTGGAGCCGGTGGCTCAGGTGATCGGCGGCCGCGAGCAGGTCTTCGACGACGACTGGGATGCCGTGACCGCGGTGATCCGGCTGGACGGCGACCGGTTCGGGCCGGAGGCGCTGGCCGGGCTGGACGCGTTCTCGCACGTC of the Actinoplanes sichuanensis genome contains:
- a CDS encoding type 1 periplasmic-binding domain-containing protein; translation: MSTKQLPRWVPTSRRSILVTAGAGVLVVAGLLTWALWPEPPRQREYLDATACLLTDEQGVTADPAKTVWTTMQTASVKSLVRVQNLQVNGPQTADNAAAHLASMTGGGCGAILAVGPAQIEAVTKSAGEHRDIRFLTIGGGTAAENVQVFDATDTTALEKAIQERLETLADGAE
- a CDS encoding QsdR family transcriptional regulator; its protein translation is MHYLKHSTIDMELLAGELAISRATLYRMAGSRDALLGEVFWAIGRIFLTEASGEATGTGPDRVIAVSRLFAEMVTGAQQLRRFVAEEPQTAARVLLTTGTEVHHRAVDAQLEIFAESRVTGDPADLRQRAFLYVRLMESVVYSPVLGVPELDFALAEPALRALLPG
- a CDS encoding alpha/beta hydrolase family protein → MSSNTLKKRSRIVVGVAAAVALTVAGITLVPSANAATVSFPKGPAPSNSSIEAVRGPFTTTQTSVSRLAVSGFGGGDIYYPTDTSAGTFGAVVIAPGYTAYKSSMAWLAPRIASQGFVVFNIDTLTTGDQPDSRGRQLLAAADYLTGSSSVRTRIDRTRVAVVGHSMGGGGTLEASRSRPSLQAAIPLTPWNLTKSWTGNTVPTLVVGADGDTVAPVATHAEPFYQSLPASPGKAYLELNNATHFAPNSANTTIAKFSIAWLKVFVDNDARYQQFVCPGPGAGLAVDEYRSSCANFQI
- a CDS encoding helix-turn-helix transcriptional regulator is translated as MRASRLLSLMLLLQSRGRMSAAQLATELGVTARTVYRDVDALAAAGVPIYAEQGPTGGYELMAGFRTRLTGLTAGEAESLLFTGMDGPATDLGFGGQVAAAQLKLLAALPVAYRDASLRIRERFHLDANGWYREPDDVPHLHAAARALWQDRAVEVDYRRWSPRPGVVTRRLHPLGLVLKAGVWYLVAAGTGAPRTYRVSSITGLRALDEPVVRPAGFDLAAFWRDHVEHYEQAADAAVAQIRLTAAGLAKLPDVLGPKASRLALRTCTGPDPDGWHHAVIPLENVPHAAASLMRLGADARAVGPPELVRQLRETIAAMAALYES
- a CDS encoding HAD family hydrolase gives rise to the protein MENGFRVRPHVARAVAGVRHVLLDYDGLCFVMPDGAGPWEVFRALPQTPWAHFSRSMPYMLWRLATHEPELAAAAEPIASAVELDGALTARMTRGLPEVLATGAAAGRRMWVVGGISETAMRAGLRAHGLESRVAEIAGRHGLDGDTLGVVNVAVRAARVLGVDPARCLLVSGRGEVLRAAGQSGFAVLGVPCGHDTRKWLGDYAPVVTNLERLGQALTARGGPG
- a CDS encoding MFS transporter, which codes for MAGLTRVARNRNATAYLAAVLVSSFGTSAMMLAAGIWVMSLTGSSSLAAWVGFLLWSPTLAGPVIGAIVDRAPHRRAVMVGAHTVMGLLLLLLLLVDVRTDVWLIFAVMFAYGVSFVVTDAAESAVLPAAISADLLGDVNGLRMSASEGMKLVAPLIGAGLFTWLGGASVAALDALTFFAAAALCLLIRPGTIVHTTESTPWRERIAEGGRQLWRHPELRRIVLCAAAAMAVGGLTGTTVYAIVDEGLHRSPAFVGVLSAVQGAGSVAGGLLAGPIQRRLHPHVFVGAGTAAFAAGLLLRALPSLPAVAVSSLIVGVTLPWVLITVATRVQSDIPAAYLGRVSGTVALLTFAPGALGQATGASLLAIADYRLILLLGAAVAAITAARCLRPVDRVPVIHR